A region from the Myxococcales bacterium genome encodes:
- a CDS encoding BolA family transcriptional regulator, translating to MSTASVIEEKLRERFAPSYLLVENESGNHSVPRGSETHFRVVLVSGAFAGRSRVERHRLVYDTLGEELKRGVHALALVTKTAEEWAKDNDAGTSPPCLGGSKAEGGAS from the coding sequence ATGAGCACGGCCAGCGTCATCGAGGAGAAGTTGCGCGAGCGCTTCGCCCCCAGCTACTTGCTCGTCGAAAACGAGAGCGGCAATCACTCGGTCCCGCGAGGTTCGGAGACGCACTTTCGCGTCGTCCTCGTGAGCGGAGCCTTCGCGGGGCGATCGCGCGTCGAGCGCCACAGGCTCGTCTACGACACCCTCGGCGAGGAGCTGAAACGTGGGGTGCATGCGCTGGCGCTCGTCACAAAGACCGCCGAGGAATGGGCCAAAGACAATGATGCCGGCACGTCGCCGCCATGCCTCGGTGGCTCGAAGGCCGAAGGTGGCGCGTCGTGA
- a CDS encoding dihydrofolate reductase, producing the protein MPVPRLALVLARATNGVIGKEGGLPWHLPEDLKHFRRLTMGHAILMGRKTYESVGKPLPGRRNIVISRRPGYVIPGCEVAKSVDDAIALARQTDPSPRVIGGVAVYLEALSQADTIFLTEVDLDVEGDAIMPPFAAAEWQEVERRAGETPGVSFVTLVRRQTADPHGEQKRGQEGE; encoded by the coding sequence GTGCCCGTGCCGCGACTCGCGCTCGTCTTGGCGCGCGCGACCAACGGAGTCATTGGCAAAGAAGGCGGCCTGCCTTGGCACTTGCCTGAGGATCTGAAGCACTTTCGGCGCCTCACCATGGGGCACGCGATTCTGATGGGTCGCAAGACCTACGAGTCGGTCGGCAAGCCGCTGCCCGGTCGCCGCAACATCGTGATCAGTCGGCGACCGGGCTACGTCATCCCCGGCTGCGAGGTCGCCAAGAGCGTCGATGACGCCATCGCGCTGGCGCGCCAGACCGATCCGTCGCCACGGGTCATTGGTGGCGTCGCTGTCTATCTCGAGGCGCTGTCACAGGCCGATACGATCTTTCTGACGGAGGTCGATCTCGACGTGGAAGGCGACGCGATCATGCCGCCCTTCGCCGCGGCCGAGTGGCAGGAGGTCGAGCGAAGGGCCGGCGAAACGCCTGGTGTCTCGTTCGTGACCTTGGTGCGCCGGCAAACGGCCGATCCGCACGGCGAACAGAAGCGCGGCCAGGAGGGCGAGTAG
- a CDS encoding protein kinase — protein sequence MGIVYEATDVERERRVALKVVNPDLALDPDGNQGIEAARRLVREGRAAASLRHPNAVAVLDSGEIDGTPYIAMELARGRALGQFIGDKRIPMDQRVEWLWGMARGLAAAHREGIAHRDVKPENVMVCDDGWVKLFDFGVAKPIADPRASIDLTVVTHTGIVVGTPLYMAPEQVLGDKLDLHSDQYAWTTVAYELLTGGTHPITTTAESHLPVPFAILKGTPKSIREVAPQVPQRVADVVMRALSKDPKGRFPAMSEVVELLGRFLERNAEADAEEERDYRIRLAQETTMEHPSETTVAVPAPVLFDDSDVRDTVTLHYDPRNTGPAKMGMPTPTHASAVSSASIRPRPSYPPSPMSPEPRARAPQGPGIPVSVRGGSVRGPRSVRPVNERADPAVLSPASSATEAPLSQRFDPEGRDAPLLATPASPPTRTKQRALASPLPELVKKLLWVPVLVFAAVAGYVTYVLLASH from the coding sequence ATGGGGATCGTGTACGAGGCGACCGACGTCGAGCGGGAGCGCCGCGTGGCGCTCAAGGTCGTCAATCCCGACCTCGCGCTCGATCCCGACGGCAACCAAGGCATTGAAGCGGCTCGTCGTCTCGTCCGCGAAGGGCGCGCGGCGGCGAGCCTTCGGCACCCCAACGCGGTCGCTGTTCTCGACTCCGGTGAGATCGACGGCACGCCGTACATCGCCATGGAGCTCGCTCGCGGTCGCGCGCTCGGCCAGTTCATCGGTGACAAGCGCATCCCCATGGATCAGCGCGTCGAGTGGCTCTGGGGCATGGCCCGGGGCCTCGCGGCGGCGCACCGCGAAGGAATCGCGCACAGGGACGTGAAGCCCGAAAACGTGATGGTCTGCGACGACGGTTGGGTGAAGCTCTTCGACTTCGGCGTGGCGAAGCCCATCGCCGACCCCCGCGCGTCGATCGATCTCACGGTCGTGACGCACACGGGCATCGTTGTTGGAACGCCGCTGTACATGGCGCCGGAGCAAGTGCTCGGCGACAAGCTCGACCTGCACTCCGATCAATACGCGTGGACGACGGTCGCCTACGAGCTGCTCACCGGCGGGACGCATCCCATCACGACGACGGCAGAGAGCCACTTGCCCGTGCCCTTCGCCATCCTGAAAGGCACGCCGAAGTCCATTCGTGAGGTCGCGCCGCAGGTTCCACAGCGCGTCGCCGACGTCGTCATGCGTGCATTGTCCAAGGATCCGAAAGGCCGCTTCCCCGCCATGTCGGAGGTCGTCGAGCTCCTCGGTCGGTTCTTGGAGCGAAACGCCGAAGCCGACGCGGAGGAGGAGCGCGACTATCGCATTCGGCTCGCTCAAGAGACGACGATGGAGCACCCGTCGGAGACGACGGTGGCCGTGCCGGCGCCCGTCCTCTTCGACGACTCGGACGTTCGCGACACGGTCACGCTTCACTACGATCCGCGCAACACGGGACCGGCGAAGATGGGGATGCCGACGCCGACGCACGCCAGCGCGGTTTCTTCGGCCTCGATACGGCCGAGGCCGTCGTATCCGCCGTCACCGATGAGTCCCGAACCGCGAGCCCGCGCGCCGCAAGGGCCGGGCATCCCTGTCTCGGTGCGGGGGGGCTCGGTGCGGGGACCGCGCTCCGTCCGCCCGGTCAACGAGCGCGCCGATCCCGCGGTGCTCTCGCCCGCGTCTTCCGCCACGGAGGCGCCGCTCAGCCAGCGTTTCGACCCGGAGGGACGCGACGCGCCGCTACTGGCGACCCCGGCTTCGCCGCCGACGCGAACGAAACAGCGCGCGCTCGCGTCGCCTCTGCCGGAGCTGGTCAAGAAGCTGCTCTGGGTCCCGGTTCTCGTTTTCGCCGCCGTCGCCGGGTACGTCACCTACGTGCTGTTGGCCTCGCACTGA